In Gemmata obscuriglobus, a single genomic region encodes these proteins:
- a CDS encoding HNH endonuclease, producing the protein MVLAAVRRLVRDRAGHRCEYCRTRQSDEPFITYQTEHVIAIQHGGGDDESNLALACSHCNLHKGPNLSGIDPVTDAIEPLFHPRRQTWDDHFEFQGPVIAGRTPCGRATVRVLAMNAEARVDLRQEIQRSDAE; encoded by the coding sequence ATGGTCCTCGCCGCCGTCCGCAGACTCGTCCGCGATCGAGCCGGTCACCGCTGCGAGTACTGCCGCACCCGGCAGAGCGACGAGCCGTTTATCACGTACCAGACCGAGCACGTGATCGCGATCCAGCACGGCGGCGGCGATGACGAAAGCAATTTGGCCCTCGCGTGCTCCCACTGCAACCTGCACAAGGGCCCAAATCTGTCGGGCATCGACCCGGTCACAGACGCGATCGAGCCCCTTTTTCATCCGCGCCGGCAGACGTGGGACGACCACTTCGAGTTTCAAGGGCCGGTCATCGCCGGTAGAACCCCGTGCGGACGGGCGACCGTGCGCGTGCTGGCCATGAACGCCGAGGCCCGTGTCGACCTGCGCCAAGAGATTCAGCGTTCCGATGCCGAGTAA
- a CDS encoding DUF932 domain-containing protein has product MTHEFESGFFVRQPAWHRLGVTLHEAPNVEDAIRLAGLDWRVRMVPLFTEAGCPVPTHRATVRESDGKVIGVVGSGYTLMQNDRAFSFFEPFLSAGACSLEAAGSLKEGKRIWVLARINGAEAEVVDGDPVRGYFLLSNAHDASQAVRAQFTSIRVVCANTLNAADRRAERGFEDCVRVRHTTGLETSLVLVQHTIDMAAKTFSASLADYQRMVSRRLPVDGFRKYVIDVLEVPESVQRMGKMPKAWDTLQWAYHAAPGARINGVFGTYWGAYNAITDWVDHTRGVKDADSRLDSAWFGSGARLKQRAFELALP; this is encoded by the coding sequence ATGACACACGAGTTTGAATCAGGTTTTTTCGTCCGTCAACCGGCTTGGCACCGTCTCGGCGTTACGCTCCACGAGGCGCCCAACGTCGAAGACGCGATCCGTCTCGCGGGGCTCGACTGGCGGGTGCGAATGGTGCCGCTATTTACCGAGGCCGGCTGTCCGGTGCCGACGCACCGTGCGACCGTTCGCGAATCAGATGGGAAAGTAATAGGGGTCGTCGGAAGCGGTTACACCCTCATGCAGAACGATCGGGCGTTCTCGTTCTTCGAGCCGTTTCTATCAGCCGGCGCGTGCTCGCTCGAAGCGGCCGGCTCACTCAAAGAAGGAAAGCGGATTTGGGTCCTCGCTCGAATTAATGGAGCCGAGGCCGAAGTCGTCGACGGTGATCCGGTGCGCGGGTATTTCCTGCTCTCCAACGCACATGACGCGAGCCAAGCAGTACGGGCGCAGTTTACCAGCATCCGCGTGGTGTGTGCGAACACGCTGAACGCTGCCGACCGGCGGGCCGAACGCGGATTCGAGGACTGCGTACGCGTGCGGCACACCACCGGCCTTGAAACGAGTCTCGTTCTGGTGCAACACACCATCGACATGGCGGCGAAGACTTTTTCGGCCTCGCTCGCCGACTATCAACGCATGGTGTCGCGGCGGTTGCCCGTCGACGGGTTTCGCAAATACGTCATCGATGTGCTGGAGGTGCCCGAATCGGTTCAACGCATGGGTAAAATGCCAAAGGCGTGGGACACCTTGCAATGGGCCTACCACGCGGCTCCCGGTGCGCGGATAAATGGCGTCTTCGGAACGTACTGGGGGGCCTACAACGCGATCACCGACTGGGTCGACCACACGCGCGGCGTTAAAGACGCAGATAGTCGACTCGATTCGGCGTGGTTCGGCAGCGGGGCGCGGCTCAAGCAACGGGCTTTTGAATTAGCGTTGCCGTAA
- the mobF gene encoding MobF family relaxase, whose translation MIALDRDVLRVMVVRSSKGAKQYYSAGDYYSAGQELPGEWGGIGAAHLGLTGTVERGEFARMCDNFHPRTGQRFTLRTNVSRRVAFDLNWHVPKSLSVLFGLTQSAELLAAFRQAVEETMRELELRAQTRVRIKGANQVRTTGNLTWASYVHTTARPVGGVPDPHLHCHAVVFNATFDPIEGRWKALDLCQVKRAAPYFEATFHARLAAKLRHLGYDTVRTSKGWELAGVPRRVLEEFSRRTKLIERVAEEQEITNAHAKDAIGALTRERKSTALSLSKLRARWRARITGDELRALELVAAKALDRPPRNLNAVRDALHYAVEHCFERESAVSVDRLLAVALRRGVGEVAVNEIRAAFKGLGLLVQERDGVEYATAREVLAEEIRMLAFARDGRGICARLVPNHSPIAREWLSNEQKAAVAHVLGSHDRVTLLRGAAGVGKTALMIEAVEAIEKSGTRVIPLAPSAAASRGVLRAEGFSSADTVARFLVDAEFQERARGHVIWVDEAGLLGTVALAALFDTAGRLDARVVLVGDTRQHSGVARGTALKLLECEAGLAPFAVTGIRRQHGRYREAVGLLSEGRAVDALDVLDRLGWVRECDHEAGAQLIAAEYLLAHREGKSVLVVSPTHAEGERVTRTIRTELLSAQVLSGEPRFFPQLVAANFTIAERSDAANYEPGMVLQFFRHAPGFRSASRWVVVSAAPNVLRVQDASGDDALLPLHFANRFQVFESRELELRIGDRVRLTSNERTRDGHRLDNGAHGVVKRFTSNGDIQLESGAVVPYDVGHVAHGYCVTSHASQGRTVDQVLVSQSAESFAASSVEQLYVSVSRGRERVLLITDDKAGLRLAAERSDPRPAATEIFAPSALWRSWAQRRIVREPQPNKRARGVAEVLVGR comes from the coding sequence ATGATTGCTTTGGATAGGGATGTGCTCCGGGTGATGGTGGTACGCAGCAGCAAGGGAGCGAAACAGTATTACAGCGCGGGAGATTACTACAGCGCAGGCCAAGAGCTGCCCGGCGAGTGGGGCGGAATCGGGGCCGCGCACCTTGGACTCACGGGCACCGTCGAGCGTGGTGAATTTGCTCGCATGTGCGACAACTTCCATCCACGCACCGGTCAGCGGTTTACTCTGCGAACCAATGTTTCGCGCCGCGTCGCCTTCGATCTGAACTGGCACGTCCCCAAAAGCCTCTCGGTGCTGTTCGGTCTCACTCAATCGGCCGAGTTACTCGCAGCATTCCGGCAGGCGGTCGAAGAAACGATGCGAGAGCTTGAGCTTCGTGCCCAGACCCGGGTTCGGATCAAAGGCGCGAACCAAGTGCGCACCACCGGGAACCTGACCTGGGCGAGTTACGTGCACACGACCGCACGACCGGTCGGCGGAGTTCCCGACCCGCATCTGCACTGCCATGCCGTCGTCTTCAACGCCACTTTCGATCCGATCGAGGGGCGCTGGAAGGCACTCGACCTGTGCCAGGTCAAACGGGCCGCGCCGTACTTCGAGGCGACCTTCCACGCCCGTCTCGCGGCAAAATTGCGACACCTCGGTTACGACACGGTCCGCACCAGTAAGGGCTGGGAACTTGCGGGCGTTCCGCGTCGCGTGCTCGAAGAGTTTTCACGCCGAACGAAGCTGATCGAGCGGGTAGCCGAAGAGCAGGAGATCACCAACGCTCACGCCAAGGACGCGATCGGAGCTCTGACCCGCGAGCGCAAAAGCACCGCGCTTTCGCTTTCGAAGTTGCGTGCGCGCTGGCGCGCTCGCATCACCGGCGACGAACTGCGGGCCCTCGAACTGGTCGCTGCCAAAGCCCTCGACCGTCCCCCTCGAAATCTCAACGCGGTCCGAGACGCTCTGCACTATGCCGTCGAGCACTGCTTCGAACGCGAGTCGGCCGTGTCGGTCGACCGGTTGCTCGCGGTTGCACTCCGTCGCGGCGTGGGCGAGGTCGCGGTTAATGAGATCCGCGCGGCGTTTAAGGGTCTGGGGCTTCTCGTGCAGGAGCGAGACGGCGTGGAATACGCGACCGCGCGTGAGGTGCTCGCTGAAGAAATCCGCATGCTGGCATTCGCCCGAGACGGGCGCGGCATATGTGCCCGCTTGGTTCCGAACCATTCGCCAATCGCGCGCGAGTGGTTATCGAATGAGCAAAAAGCGGCCGTGGCCCATGTGCTCGGATCACATGACCGGGTGACGCTGTTACGCGGTGCGGCCGGCGTCGGGAAAACGGCCCTCATGATTGAGGCCGTCGAAGCGATCGAAAAATCCGGGACACGAGTTATTCCCTTGGCACCATCAGCCGCAGCGAGTCGCGGCGTCCTTCGCGCCGAAGGCTTTTCCTCGGCCGACACGGTGGCGCGGTTTCTCGTCGACGCCGAATTCCAGGAACGTGCCCGTGGGCACGTTATCTGGGTTGATGAGGCGGGACTTCTGGGCACTGTGGCGCTTGCCGCTCTGTTTGATACTGCTGGGCGACTCGACGCGCGGGTGGTATTGGTCGGTGATACCCGCCAGCACTCTGGCGTCGCTCGTGGGACCGCACTTAAGCTCCTCGAGTGTGAGGCCGGACTAGCCCCGTTCGCGGTTACCGGTATTCGCCGCCAGCACGGTCGATACCGTGAAGCGGTCGGGTTGCTGAGCGAGGGACGGGCCGTCGACGCGCTCGACGTCCTCGACAGACTCGGATGGGTGCGCGAGTGTGATCACGAGGCTGGCGCGCAGTTGATCGCGGCTGAATATCTACTCGCACATCGTGAGGGAAAATCCGTTCTGGTGGTGTCACCGACGCATGCCGAGGGTGAGCGCGTCACCCGAACGATCCGCACCGAGCTCCTATCCGCACAGGTGCTGAGCGGGGAGCCGCGATTCTTTCCGCAGTTGGTTGCAGCAAATTTCACGATCGCAGAGCGGAGCGACGCAGCGAACTACGAGCCCGGAATGGTGCTCCAGTTTTTCCGTCATGCCCCGGGATTTCGAAGCGCGTCTCGGTGGGTGGTCGTATCGGCCGCACCCAATGTCTTGCGGGTTCAGGATGCCAGCGGCGATGACGCTCTGCTTCCGCTTCACTTCGCTAACCGGTTTCAGGTTTTCGAGTCGCGCGAACTCGAACTCCGGATCGGGGACCGTGTGCGTTTGACCAGCAACGAGAGAACCCGCGACGGACACCGGCTCGACAACGGGGCTCACGGTGTGGTGAAGCGGTTCACCTCCAACGGGGATATTCAGCTCGAGTCGGGGGCTGTGGTGCCGTACGACGTTGGGCACGTGGCGCACGGCTACTGCGTCACTTCGCACGCGTCACAGGGTAGAACCGTCGATCAGGTGCTCGTCTCCCAAAGCGCCGAGTCGTTTGCCGCATCCTCCGTCGAGCAGTTGTACGTGTCCGTGTCACGCGGCCGCGAGCGCGTGCTGCTCATCACCGACGATAAGGCCGGGCTGCGACTGGCCGCCGAACGCTCGGACCCGCGGCCGGCGGCGACCGAAATATTTGCCCCCTCGGCGCTCTGGCGCTCGTGGGCCCAGAGGCGCATCGTACGGGAGCCACAACCGAATAAACGAGCGCGAGGGGTGGCGGAGGTTTTAGTCGGGCGATGA
- a CDS encoding DUF6166 domain-containing protein has protein sequence MKYVGVRTDTGVTVAREDDRGGIHPLAARTDLKNHSPAGFEWGYGGSGPAQLALAVLADALGAERALASYQKFKSRVVAKLARTTWELSRDEVVAWYRQLTAEPDSQPE, from the coding sequence GTGAAATACGTCGGCGTGCGAACCGACACCGGTGTGACCGTCGCGCGCGAGGACGACCGGGGAGGGATTCACCCGTTGGCCGCTCGAACCGATCTGAAAAATCACTCGCCGGCGGGGTTCGAGTGGGGATACGGTGGCTCGGGACCGGCACAACTCGCACTGGCAGTTCTTGCTGACGCTCTGGGCGCGGAGCGGGCGCTCGCAAGTTATCAGAAATTTAAGTCCCGTGTGGTCGCAAAACTTGCCCGGACGACCTGGGAACTTTCGCGCGACGAAGTGGTCGCTTGGTACAGGCAACTCACGGCCGAGCCAGATTCGCAACCGGAGTGA
- a CDS encoding helix-turn-helix domain-containing protein codes for MANVCERFGERLREVREGAGISQERLAELAGLHRTYVSSVERGKRNISLENIERLAVALEVEMAALMPIRAPKNGV; via the coding sequence TTGGCCAATGTCTGCGAGCGATTCGGTGAGCGGCTGCGCGAGGTCCGGGAAGGTGCCGGCATCTCGCAGGAGAGGCTCGCCGAGCTCGCGGGGCTCCACCGCACGTACGTGAGCAGCGTGGAGCGGGGCAAACGAAACATCTCGCTGGAAAACATCGAGCGGCTGGCGGTTGCCCTGGAAGTGGAGATGGCGGCCCTGATGCCGATCCGGGCGCCCAAGAACGGGGTCTAG